The following coding sequences lie in one Alloacidobacterium dinghuense genomic window:
- the alaC gene encoding alanine transaminase — MEEFSRLKRLPAYVFNITTELKSAARRCGEDIIDFGMGNPDGETPQHIVDKMIEAARKPETHRYSLSRGIPRLRKAICNWYQKRYDVALDPDTEAIVTIGSKEGIAHLCLATLDQGDVVVVPNPSYPIHIYGPVIAGANIHSVAIHDTEAFLAELERAIPLMYPRPKMLILNFPANPTTQCADLTFFERVVALCKEHNLYLVHDLAYADICFDGYKAPSILQVPGAKDIAVEFFTLSKSYNMPGWRVGFMVGNRKLVAALARLKSYFDYGTFTPIQVASILALEGSQECVQEICENYRRRRDVLVQGLNKLGWQVPLPKATMFVWAPIPGPYRSLGSLEFSTKLLKDAKVAVSPGIGFGEFGDGHVRFSLIENEERTRQALRCMKQMLLKDGVLAQPVAQ; from the coding sequence GTGGAAGAATTTTCAAGACTCAAGAGACTGCCCGCCTACGTTTTCAACATCACCACGGAGCTTAAGTCGGCGGCACGTCGCTGCGGCGAAGACATTATCGATTTCGGGATGGGCAATCCTGATGGCGAAACGCCGCAGCACATCGTCGACAAGATGATTGAAGCTGCGCGCAAGCCGGAGACGCACCGGTATTCACTCTCGCGGGGAATTCCGCGGCTGAGAAAGGCGATCTGCAACTGGTATCAAAAGCGCTATGATGTCGCGCTGGACCCTGACACAGAGGCGATTGTCACCATTGGATCGAAAGAGGGAATTGCTCATCTGTGTCTTGCCACCCTTGATCAGGGCGACGTTGTCGTCGTTCCGAATCCGAGTTACCCGATCCATATTTATGGACCGGTCATCGCCGGTGCGAATATTCACAGCGTGGCGATCCATGACACGGAAGCATTTCTGGCGGAGCTGGAGCGGGCAATTCCGCTGATGTATCCGCGGCCAAAGATGCTTATTCTCAACTTTCCCGCGAATCCAACGACGCAGTGTGCGGATTTGACCTTCTTTGAACGCGTGGTGGCACTGTGCAAGGAACACAATCTCTATCTGGTGCATGATCTTGCGTATGCCGACATCTGCTTCGATGGATATAAAGCCCCGTCCATCTTGCAGGTTCCGGGGGCGAAGGATATTGCGGTTGAGTTCTTCACCCTCTCAAAGAGCTACAACATGCCGGGCTGGCGAGTCGGTTTTATGGTTGGGAACAGAAAGCTGGTAGCGGCTTTGGCTCGTCTCAAGAGCTATTTCGACTATGGAACATTTACGCCGATCCAGGTCGCGTCGATTCTGGCGCTTGAAGGATCGCAGGAATGCGTGCAGGAAATTTGCGAGAACTATCGCAGGCGCCGCGATGTGCTTGTGCAGGGATTGAATAAGCTGGGATGGCAGGTTCCACTGCCGAAGGCAACGATGTTCGTGTGGGCGCCGATTCCGGGGCCTTACAGGAGCCTGGGTTCGCTTGAGTTTTCTACCAAGCTGCTAAAAGACGCGAAAGTTGCCGTGAGTCCGGGAATCGGCTTCGGAGAATTTGGCGATGGCCACGTGCGATTCTCATTGATTGAAAATGAGGAACGCACACGGCAGGCGTTGCGCTGTATGAAGCAGATGCTCCTGAAAGATGGGGTCCTTGCGCAGCCAGTGGCACAATAG
- a CDS encoding LytR/AlgR family response regulator transcription factor translates to MTYRAIVIDDEPLARRGIISRLRPYPQFEVVGECGNGEDALAAISEHHPHLIFLDVQMPEMDGFEMLEQLAPDERPAVIFLTAFDQYALRAFDVHAADYLLKPIDDVRFTEAIDRVQRLLQMEKDNTLGERLESLLSDLHAKRPSGNQQRFAIRNGRRVFFITANEVEWIEAQGDYAALHVNGKTHLLREPLHILERRLDASTFIRIHRSTIVRLDRISEMQALANRDCLLRLKDGTTLRVSRSYSDRLQEALSGV, encoded by the coding sequence ATGACATATCGAGCCATCGTGATTGATGATGAACCTTTAGCGCGGCGTGGAATCATTTCGCGTCTGCGGCCTTACCCGCAATTTGAAGTGGTTGGCGAGTGCGGCAACGGCGAAGATGCTTTGGCCGCAATTTCGGAGCATCATCCGCATCTGATTTTTCTCGATGTGCAGATGCCGGAGATGGATGGCTTCGAAATGCTGGAGCAACTGGCCCCGGATGAACGCCCGGCCGTCATTTTTCTCACTGCATTCGATCAGTATGCGCTGCGCGCGTTCGATGTACACGCCGCGGATTACCTGTTGAAGCCAATCGATGATGTTCGTTTCACCGAGGCCATCGACCGGGTGCAGCGATTGCTGCAAATGGAGAAGGACAACACGCTGGGGGAGCGGCTGGAGTCATTGCTCTCTGATCTGCATGCCAAGCGTCCGTCAGGAAACCAGCAGCGGTTCGCCATTCGTAACGGCCGGAGGGTCTTCTTCATTACAGCAAACGAAGTGGAGTGGATTGAAGCGCAGGGCGACTATGCCGCGCTGCACGTCAACGGAAAGACGCATTTGCTTCGCGAGCCATTGCACATTCTGGAGCGCAGGCTCGACGCGTCGACGTTCATCCGGATTCATCGCTCCACGATTGTTCGACTGGATCGGATATCAGAAATGCAGGCGCTGGCGAATCGCGACTGTCTGCTGCGCCTGAAGGACGGAACCACGCTTCGCGTGAGCCGCAGTTACAGTGATCGATTGCAGGAAGCATTGAGCGGGGTCTAG
- a CDS encoding sensor histidine kinase, whose amino-acid sequence MRLSEEQRLPSFWQVQAGGWSVYFVLQLLSFLPSKELRSELLYRLAFCAVCFLASFPQHTVCRRLWRKQASWSHVVRVVALSCYSLGLICGTLLLWLEAKYLMPSWEKFEWYYIFANALSPTFVLALWSALYFGIKFYGAQAEERARLLHLESLVHEAELKALQYQIHPHFLFNTLNSISTLVYERDTATANRMIARLADFLRATLDDNGTYESPLRDELDITRLYLEIEKTRLGERLMVIEETDSSLLEAGVPRLLLQPLVENAVRHGIAKKRNGGELFMTAFREKDDLVIQVRNELVPLNGKPCTYGIGLTNIRTRLQQLYGDAHEFTIDFSAGDVCKVTIKIPFHTYMAPAELAGTRLQEIRAQ is encoded by the coding sequence GTGAGACTTTCTGAAGAGCAGCGGCTGCCATCTTTCTGGCAGGTCCAGGCCGGAGGCTGGAGTGTTTACTTTGTTCTACAGCTGCTGAGCTTCCTTCCTTCAAAGGAGCTTCGAAGCGAGCTGCTGTACCGCCTCGCCTTTTGCGCAGTCTGTTTTCTAGCCAGTTTTCCGCAACACACTGTGTGCCGTCGCTTGTGGCGAAAGCAGGCTTCGTGGTCCCATGTAGTGCGCGTCGTGGCGCTTAGCTGTTACTCGCTTGGATTGATTTGCGGAACGCTGCTTTTGTGGCTGGAAGCGAAATACCTGATGCCATCGTGGGAGAAGTTCGAGTGGTATTACATCTTTGCGAATGCACTCAGTCCGACGTTCGTTCTTGCGTTGTGGAGCGCATTGTATTTCGGCATCAAGTTCTATGGGGCGCAGGCGGAAGAGCGTGCACGGCTGCTGCATCTGGAATCTCTGGTGCATGAGGCCGAGCTGAAAGCACTGCAATACCAGATTCATCCGCATTTTCTGTTTAATACGCTGAATTCGATTTCTACGCTGGTGTATGAGCGGGATACGGCGACAGCCAATCGCATGATTGCGCGACTAGCTGACTTTTTGCGAGCCACATTGGATGACAACGGCACCTACGAGAGCCCGTTGCGCGACGAACTTGATATTACAAGGCTGTATCTGGAGATCGAAAAGACGCGGTTAGGGGAAAGGCTGATGGTGATCGAGGAGACGGATTCCAGTTTGCTTGAAGCCGGGGTTCCTCGCCTGCTGCTGCAGCCGCTGGTCGAGAACGCGGTACGGCACGGCATTGCAAAGAAACGCAATGGCGGTGAGCTGTTCATGACCGCTTTTCGCGAGAAGGACGATCTCGTGATCCAGGTAAGGAATGAGCTGGTGCCGTTGAACGGAAAGCCGTGCACGTACGGAATCGGGCTGACGAATATTCGTACTCGCTTGCAGCAACTGTATGGCGATGCTCACGAATTCACAATTGATTTTTCCGCAGGAGATGTGTGCAAAGTAACGATCAAGATTCCTTTCCACACTTATATGGCGCCCGCTGAGCTGGCGGGTACTCGATTACAGGAGATCAGGGCACAATGA
- the corA gene encoding magnesium/cobalt transporter CorA has product MEWHNIIDASRADLDALAERYHLHPLHIEDCRQRLGSAKIEEGETYLFTVVKCVELRADGNIDAHDVDLFLGRDYLITVLEPDDKDTRQNVERLRANNDHSRPDQLYYRIVDATVDKYLPVLDHFNEIIDDLEDIAMEAVTPKTLSRIFEIKRVLIELRRILGHTRDVSAHLQRVDSPYIKRDMWPFLRDVYDHIARNLDHVEMLRDLLNGCLDVYLSSVANRTNQVMKVLTVLSTIALPALVVSGIYGMNVKGLPGSETHYGLLIVIGMMVASTVILLWILRRFDWL; this is encoded by the coding sequence ATGGAATGGCATAACATAATCGACGCGTCCAGGGCCGACCTCGATGCTCTGGCCGAGCGTTACCATCTTCATCCGCTCCACATTGAAGACTGCCGTCAGCGTCTTGGAAGCGCCAAAATCGAAGAAGGGGAGACCTATCTCTTCACTGTAGTCAAGTGCGTGGAGTTGAGGGCCGACGGCAACATTGACGCTCACGATGTTGACCTGTTCCTCGGCAGAGACTACCTCATCACGGTCCTGGAGCCGGACGACAAAGACACGCGCCAAAACGTCGAACGACTGCGCGCCAACAATGACCATTCCCGCCCTGACCAGCTCTATTACCGCATTGTGGACGCTACGGTCGACAAATACCTTCCCGTGCTCGATCACTTCAACGAAATCATTGACGATCTCGAAGACATTGCCATGGAGGCAGTTACCCCAAAAACGCTTTCTCGAATCTTCGAAATCAAACGTGTGCTCATCGAATTGCGGCGCATCCTCGGGCATACGCGCGACGTATCCGCACATCTTCAGCGCGTCGACTCGCCTTACATCAAGCGCGACATGTGGCCCTTCCTTCGTGATGTGTACGATCACATCGCCCGCAACCTCGACCACGTTGAGATGCTTCGCGATCTGCTCAACGGCTGCCTCGACGTCTATCTGTCCAGTGTCGCGAATCGCACCAATCAGGTTATGAAGGTCCTCACCGTTCTCAGCACCATTGCCCTGCCCGCGCTTGTGGTTTCTGGAATCTATGGAATGAATGTGAAAGGCTTGCCAGGATCAGAAACTCATTACGGCCTGTTAATCGTAATCGGCATGATGGTCGCCTCCACCGTAATCTTGCTCTGGATTCTGCGTAGATTTGATTGGCTCTGA
- a CDS encoding glycosyltransferase family 4 protein: MQVIQATLGTFHHFHLARELKSRGYLKQIYSTYPWRRLRREGLPRESVTTFPWLHTSQMVAGRYISIPKSIDRPLGDWIATSFDAWVSRQLSACDAFVSLSGSGSKSGERAQQLGAKYVCDRGSSHARYQQQLLHEEYRRWKVPFAQASSVDREEREYEIADAITVLSEFARRSFIECGVPPEKVYKMLLGVQLEVFRQTAEPPIDSFEVLFAGTVSFRKGIPYLLEGFRRLKHPRKRLRIVGFVPQEIRPYLKTQDLTDIEITGPRSQAELAHMMSQSHALVLPSIEDGFGMVLTQAMACGCPVISTTNTGGPDLYTNGEEGFIIPIRSPEAIHGALQQLAEDSSLRAKMSAASLGKVQSFGGWHQYGENFANFLKRLCGCA; the protein is encoded by the coding sequence ATGCAGGTCATCCAGGCGACACTTGGCACCTTTCATCATTTTCATTTAGCTCGCGAACTGAAATCGCGTGGCTACTTGAAGCAGATCTACTCCACATATCCTTGGCGGCGATTGCGCCGTGAGGGCCTTCCGCGTGAATCTGTCACCACGTTTCCCTGGCTTCACACATCGCAGATGGTGGCTGGCCGTTATATCTCCATCCCGAAAAGCATCGATCGCCCTCTGGGAGATTGGATCGCAACATCCTTTGACGCATGGGTTTCCCGTCAACTTTCTGCATGCGACGCCTTCGTCTCGCTCTCCGGCTCCGGATCGAAAAGCGGTGAGCGGGCGCAGCAACTTGGCGCAAAGTACGTCTGCGACAGGGGCTCTTCGCACGCGCGCTACCAGCAGCAACTCCTGCATGAAGAATATCGACGCTGGAAGGTACCGTTCGCTCAAGCTTCATCTGTCGATCGCGAGGAGCGCGAATACGAAATCGCCGATGCAATCACGGTTCTCTCCGAATTTGCTCGCCGGTCTTTCATTGAATGCGGCGTGCCCCCGGAAAAAGTCTATAAGATGCTTCTCGGCGTTCAGCTCGAAGTATTTCGCCAGACCGCAGAGCCGCCAATCGACTCGTTTGAGGTGCTTTTCGCCGGCACGGTCAGCTTTCGTAAAGGAATCCCCTACCTGCTTGAGGGTTTCCGCAGACTGAAGCATCCCCGCAAGCGCCTTCGCATCGTTGGATTCGTTCCGCAAGAGATCAGACCATATCTGAAAACGCAGGATCTCACCGACATTGAAATCACCGGTCCACGCTCGCAAGCCGAGCTTGCGCATATGATGAGCCAAAGCCATGCGCTCGTCCTTCCCTCCATTGAAGATGGCTTCGGAATGGTGCTTACGCAAGCCATGGCCTGCGGATGTCCTGTCATCAGTACCACGAACACCGGTGGCCCTGATCTTTACACCAACGGCGAAGAAGGCTTCATCATTCCCATCCGCTCGCCGGAAGCGATTCACGGCGCGCTTCAACAACTCGCCGAAGACAGTTCTTTACGAGCGAAAATGAGTGCCGCATCTCTCGGCAAAGTCCAATCCTTCGGCGGTTGGCATCAATACGGCGAAAACTTCGCCAACTTCCTTAAGCGGCTCTGCGGCTGCGCCTGA
- a CDS encoding aldehyde dehydrogenase family protein, with translation MSQPYQVVQAYDRTLIKEIPADDAAALEAKVDAAFRLIKNRDGALKPYHRSAILIRAAALLGERLDTFARLIAQEGGKPLTDARIEAIRAVDGLRNAAEEIRNFAGREIPMGLTPASDGRWAFTTREPIGVVAAISAFNHPLNLIVHQVAPAVAVGCPVIVKPAAPTPLSCLELAALLCEAGLPEPWCQTLVTEDNALSERLATDPRIAFLSFIGSARVGWYLRSKLAPGTRCALEHGGAAPVMVDRSARLDRIIEPIVKGGYYHAGQVCVSTQRIFVHNDIKAEFVERLASRVRALRVGDPLLADTEVGPLILPREATRVSNWIDEAVAAGAQLIGGRRRSETTLEPAILVEPAADAKVSQLEIFGPVTCVYGFEKLDDAIEIANSLPFAFQASVFSTDIEPALRAAQRLDASAVMVNDHTAFRTDWMPFAGRRQSGYGIGGIRPTMNEMSEEKMIVFRQAD, from the coding sequence ATGTCCCAACCCTATCAAGTCGTTCAGGCTTATGACCGTACGCTGATCAAGGAAATCCCGGCCGATGACGCTGCTGCGCTAGAGGCTAAGGTGGACGCGGCGTTCCGGCTCATAAAGAATCGCGACGGCGCCCTGAAGCCTTACCACCGTAGCGCAATTTTGATTCGCGCCGCTGCGCTGCTGGGAGAGAGGCTGGACACATTTGCACGGCTCATCGCGCAGGAAGGCGGGAAGCCGCTGACGGACGCCAGGATCGAGGCGATCCGTGCAGTTGACGGCTTGCGCAATGCGGCCGAAGAAATCCGGAACTTCGCCGGCCGGGAGATCCCCATGGGGCTCACGCCGGCGAGCGATGGTCGCTGGGCTTTCACCACCAGGGAGCCGATCGGCGTCGTCGCCGCGATCTCGGCTTTCAACCATCCGCTTAACCTGATCGTCCATCAGGTCGCACCGGCCGTCGCTGTCGGGTGTCCAGTGATCGTCAAGCCGGCTGCGCCGACGCCGCTGTCCTGCCTGGAACTGGCCGCTCTGCTCTGCGAGGCGGGCCTCCCAGAGCCGTGGTGCCAGACCCTCGTCACAGAGGACAATGCCCTGTCCGAACGGCTCGCCACCGATCCACGCATCGCTTTCCTGAGCTTCATCGGTTCCGCCCGTGTTGGCTGGTATCTGCGGAGCAAGCTCGCACCAGGGACGCGTTGCGCGCTTGAACACGGAGGCGCGGCGCCGGTGATGGTCGACCGCAGCGCCAGGCTCGACCGGATCATCGAGCCTATCGTCAAGGGCGGCTACTACCATGCTGGCCAGGTTTGCGTCTCGACGCAGCGCATCTTCGTGCATAACGATATCAAGGCCGAATTCGTCGAGCGTCTGGCGTCGCGTGTACGTGCGCTTCGCGTGGGGGACCCGCTCCTGGCCGACACCGAGGTCGGTCCACTCATCCTCCCCCGCGAGGCGACCCGCGTGAGCAATTGGATCGACGAGGCGGTGGCGGCTGGCGCGCAGTTGATCGGCGGACGGCGGCGGTCCGAGACCACGCTTGAGCCCGCGATCCTTGTGGAGCCTGCGGCGGATGCCAAGGTGTCGCAATTGGAGATCTTCGGCCCGGTGACATGCGTCTACGGTTTCGAAAAGCTCGACGATGCCATCGAGATCGCCAACTCCCTGCCCTTCGCCTTTCAAGCCAGCGTCTTCTCAACCGATATCGAGCCGGCTTTGCGGGCCGCGCAGCGGTTGGATGCTTCGGCAGTGATGGTCAACGACCACACCGCGTTCCGCACAGACTGGATGCCGTTCGCCGGGCGCCGCCAATCCGGGTACGGCATCGGCGGCATCCGCCCCACGATGAACGAGATGTCCGAAGAGAAGATGATCGTTTTCAGGCAAGCAGACTGA
- a CDS encoding two-component regulator propeller domain-containing protein — MNGKWRFVPEVTAQTLVGVIYEDRQGILWVGTPQALEGIDRKAGHSTSHRRMAGPAESTDVIAIREDHSGMSLAICRSIVESYSGRLWASANNGAGGYVSVHSFCRR; from the coding sequence ATGAATGGCAAATGGCGATTTGTGCCAGAGGTTACGGCCCAAACCCTCGTTGGCGTGATCTACGAAGATCGTCAGGGAATTCTGTGGGTCGGCACGCCCCAAGCGCTCGAAGGCATCGACCGCAAGGCAGGGCACTCCACTTCCCACCGCAGGATGGCCGGACCAGCGGAAAGTACCGATGTGATCGCGATTCGCGAAGATCACTCCGGCATGAGTCTCGCGATCTGCCGCTCCATTGTCGAATCATACAGCGGTCGCTTGTGGGCAAGCGCCAACAATGGGGCGGGGGGCTACGTTTCAGTTCATTCTTTCTGCCGAAGGTAA
- a CDS encoding CRTAC1 family protein: MRFSRRGFLRLGMVAGAAKVLHIHSQPQSPTNPPLFSEVPPEISGIHWVHENAMSESRFLPEALGPGCAFLDYDNDGWMDIFLVNSGPSDFWKPTKPVRNALYKNNRDGTFTDMTEKAGVSGAYFGMGVAVGDYDNDGWPDIFVTSYGKCILYKNNHDGTFTDVTEKAGVATPGWTTSAVWFDYDNDGRLDLFVCSFVDYTGVRKLECGNNQLGKNYYCVPRLFKPTASFLYHNNRDGTFTEVSKGTAIAEALGKGLGVVATDINNDGRMDLFVANDTVQNFLFVNGGPGKNGHWNWDEIALQSGVGFSESGRTRSGMGVDAADLNADGWQDLFVANVDHEFYSVYINDKDETFHDAAQREGVANDTRLMSGWGLKYFDYDNDGLVDLILANGHPDDMIDSYSMQVKYKEPLLLYHQGEDGKLHNVSQIAGPAFQQQFAARGLAVGDYDNDGALDVIIGINGDHPVLLRNNGAKGNNWLGLKLEGVTCNRDAIGARIIWKAGGRLRSRLKNNGGSYLSSHDMREVLGIGAASVIDELEIHWPAPSTHTEKLSKLAPNRYIHIIEGKGIV; the protein is encoded by the coding sequence ATGAGGTTTTCTAGGCGCGGGTTTCTGCGCCTCGGCATGGTCGCTGGGGCTGCGAAGGTTCTGCACATCCACTCACAGCCGCAAAGCCCAACCAATCCGCCATTGTTCAGCGAAGTGCCGCCTGAGATATCTGGCATTCACTGGGTCCACGAAAACGCAATGTCTGAGAGTCGCTTCCTGCCCGAGGCGCTTGGACCGGGGTGCGCCTTCCTCGACTATGACAACGATGGTTGGATGGACATTTTCCTGGTGAACAGTGGCCCCAGCGATTTCTGGAAGCCTACCAAGCCTGTTCGCAACGCACTCTACAAAAACAATCGCGATGGAACATTTACGGACATGACCGAAAAGGCCGGTGTCTCCGGGGCGTATTTCGGAATGGGCGTTGCCGTCGGTGACTATGACAACGACGGATGGCCTGACATCTTTGTGACCTCTTACGGCAAATGCATCCTCTACAAAAACAATCACGATGGAACATTTACGGATGTAACCGAGAAAGCTGGCGTCGCCACTCCGGGATGGACCACCAGCGCTGTGTGGTTCGACTATGACAATGACGGCAGATTGGATCTCTTCGTCTGCAGCTTCGTGGACTACACCGGAGTTCGCAAGCTCGAGTGCGGCAACAACCAGTTAGGCAAGAACTACTATTGCGTTCCTCGACTGTTCAAGCCAACGGCCAGCTTTCTTTATCACAACAACAGAGATGGCACCTTCACTGAAGTCAGCAAAGGCACAGCCATCGCCGAAGCCCTAGGCAAAGGCCTCGGTGTCGTTGCCACCGACATCAATAACGACGGACGCATGGACCTGTTCGTCGCCAACGATACCGTGCAGAATTTCCTGTTCGTGAACGGCGGTCCCGGAAAAAATGGTCATTGGAATTGGGATGAGATTGCCTTGCAGTCGGGGGTTGGTTTCAGCGAAAGTGGCCGGACACGCTCAGGCATGGGCGTAGATGCCGCGGACCTCAACGCAGACGGATGGCAGGACCTCTTCGTTGCCAACGTAGACCATGAGTTTTATTCGGTCTATATCAACGACAAAGATGAAACCTTTCACGACGCAGCTCAAAGAGAGGGCGTGGCAAACGATACAAGGCTGATGAGCGGCTGGGGATTAAAGTACTTCGACTACGACAACGATGGCCTCGTGGATCTCATCCTCGCCAACGGACACCCTGACGACATGATCGATAGCTATTCCATGCAGGTGAAATACAAGGAACCGCTGCTGCTCTACCATCAGGGCGAAGATGGCAAGCTGCACAATGTAAGCCAGATCGCCGGTCCTGCATTTCAGCAGCAATTCGCGGCGCGCGGTTTGGCTGTAGGCGATTATGACAATGATGGTGCTCTTGATGTGATCATCGGGATTAACGGCGATCATCCCGTGCTCCTCAGGAACAACGGCGCCAAGGGCAACAACTGGCTCGGATTGAAACTGGAGGGCGTCACATGTAACCGTGACGCGATTGGAGCGCGCATCATCTGGAAGGCTGGGGGCAGGTTGAGATCGCGACTCAAGAACAATGGTGGCAGCTATCTTTCGTCACACGATATGCGCGAAGTGCTTGGTATCGGCGCCGCTAGCGTGATCGACGAGTTAGAGATCCACTGGCCTGCTCCAAGCACGCACACCGAGAAATTGAGCAAACTTGCTCCCAATCGCTACATCCACATAATTGAGGGTAAAGGCATTGTGTGA
- a CDS encoding multiheme c-type cytochrome, with product MATTFRRPFLLLLWIAPVIATAQTDREHASPCSQCHTDALSQPATNMSRALDTVEQSRVLIDHPLLSATYGKYSYRIERKGDQSIYSVTDGTTTVTLPIRWALGASSAIGQTFILEKDGELFESRMSWYRELNGLGPTLGAAGSLPADVHEAAGRLMSHDDKLACFGCHATNAAHGSQLTLDKMVPGVQCSHCHENAEAHLAAMLHKSGEAVIPPALSKMSTEQTSNFCGRCHRTWAEIAMQGTPSISNIRFQPYRLTGSKCYDPDDARISCVACHDPHQEVSAQPADYDSRCQACHGGGKVGAKACPVSKSKCVTCHMTKIELPGGHYKFSDHRIRIVKPNEPYPG from the coding sequence GTGGCAACAACTTTTAGACGTCCGTTTCTGCTTCTGCTATGGATTGCTCCCGTCATCGCCACAGCGCAAACCGATCGTGAGCACGCCTCCCCCTGCTCGCAGTGCCACACGGACGCGTTGTCACAACCAGCCACAAACATGTCACGCGCCCTCGATACAGTAGAGCAAAGCCGGGTTCTGATCGATCATCCACTCCTCTCCGCAACCTACGGCAAATATTCCTACCGGATCGAACGAAAAGGAGATCAAAGCATTTATTCCGTCACAGACGGCACGACGACAGTCACACTGCCGATTAGATGGGCTCTCGGCGCGAGTTCCGCGATCGGTCAGACCTTCATATTGGAGAAGGATGGCGAGCTATTCGAGAGCCGCATGAGCTGGTATCGGGAACTAAATGGTCTCGGCCCGACACTAGGGGCCGCCGGCTCACTTCCGGCCGATGTGCACGAGGCTGCCGGACGCCTGATGAGTCACGATGACAAACTCGCCTGTTTCGGATGCCACGCAACCAACGCGGCACACGGATCGCAGCTCACTCTGGATAAGATGGTCCCGGGAGTGCAATGCAGTCACTGCCACGAAAACGCCGAAGCTCACCTCGCAGCGATGTTGCACAAGAGCGGAGAAGCGGTCATTCCCCCCGCGCTATCAAAGATGTCGACAGAACAAACGTCGAACTTCTGCGGCCGATGTCACCGTACCTGGGCCGAAATCGCAATGCAGGGGACACCTAGCATCTCAAACATTCGCTTCCAGCCTTATCGCCTCACCGGAAGCAAATGCTATGACCCGGACGATGCCCGGATCAGTTGCGTCGCATGTCACGACCCGCATCAAGAGGTGAGCGCGCAGCCAGCTGATTACGACTCGAGATGTCAGGCATGTCATGGAGGAGGCAAGGTCGGAGCCAAAGCCTGCCCCGTTTCAAAGAGCAAGTGCGTGACCTGCCATATGACGAAGATAGAGCTACCCGGCGGCCACTACAAATTCTCTGATCATCGCATCCGGATTGTGAAACCAAATGAACCCTATCCCGGCTAG
- a CDS encoding tetratricopeptide repeat protein, with the protein MLKFTFTLVFSLAFTASAQSPQQLVQDAQQKQRAGDLEGAVAEYQQFLRLYPEATAIHSNLGAALAGLGRFEEAISQYKIALSQSPRLEQARLNLALCYYKMGRIDDAASELEKLRAEDPENRQAALLLGDCYMRMGRENDVIRVLEAEEKKYPDDLAIAYLLGTALIRQKRVEEGQVLVDRILRNGDSAEAHLMLGTAKMGASDFAGARDEFAKAVALNPNLPEVHVLYAKALMLTGDSDLSVKEFKAELQMDPYNFDANLQLGAMAKQEQDYEQAKKYFVRAEETRPGDPGIRYQLALLALENGDAEKARQMLEALVKESPQFLEAHVSLALVYYRLKRPEDSKREREIVQKLTAEVQAKQPGVNQNGGKLQ; encoded by the coding sequence ATGTTGAAGTTCACCTTCACTCTTGTTTTCAGCCTTGCTTTTACTGCGTCTGCACAGTCGCCTCAGCAACTGGTGCAGGACGCGCAGCAGAAGCAGCGGGCCGGTGATCTTGAGGGTGCGGTTGCAGAGTATCAGCAGTTCCTTCGACTCTATCCCGAGGCAACCGCCATCCATTCAAATCTCGGTGCGGCACTGGCTGGCTTAGGCCGTTTCGAAGAGGCTATTTCCCAATACAAAATCGCTCTGAGCCAATCCCCTAGGCTCGAGCAGGCAAGACTCAATCTGGCTCTCTGCTATTACAAGATGGGTAGGATCGACGACGCGGCCAGCGAGTTGGAAAAGCTCCGTGCCGAGGATCCAGAAAACCGCCAGGCGGCTCTTCTTTTGGGCGACTGTTACATGCGGATGGGGCGCGAGAACGATGTCATCCGGGTTTTGGAGGCGGAAGAAAAGAAATATCCTGACGACTTGGCGATCGCCTACCTGCTGGGAACAGCGCTGATTCGGCAGAAACGAGTCGAGGAAGGGCAAGTTCTGGTCGACCGCATTCTACGCAACGGCGACTCCGCAGAGGCGCATTTAATGTTGGGCACGGCGAAGATGGGCGCATCCGATTTTGCGGGTGCTCGTGATGAATTTGCCAAGGCCGTTGCTCTGAATCCGAATCTGCCCGAAGTCCATGTCCTCTATGCCAAAGCCCTGATGCTGACAGGCGACTCCGATCTCTCCGTGAAAGAGTTCAAGGCCGAATTGCAAATGGACCCTTATAACTTCGACGCGAACCTGCAATTAGGCGCCATGGCTAAGCAAGAGCAGGACTACGAGCAAGCCAAGAAATACTTTGTGCGCGCAGAGGAAACCCGGCCAGGAGATCCCGGTATCCGCTATCAACTGGCGCTGCTCGCTCTTGAAAACGGCGACGCGGAGAAGGCGCGACAGATGCTGGAAGCCTTGGTAAAAGAATCGCCGCAGTTCCTCGAAGCGCACGTCTCATTAGCTCTCGTGTATTACCGCCTGAAGCGTCCGGAAGACAGCAAGAGGGAACGTGAGATTGTCCAGAAACTGACCGCTGAAGTGCAGGCAAAGCAACCGGGCGTTAATCAGAATGGTGGCAAGCTACAGTGA